A single Eulemur rufifrons isolate Redbay chromosome 9, OSU_ERuf_1, whole genome shotgun sequence DNA region contains:
- the RAB11FIP4 gene encoding rab11 family-interacting protein 4 isoform X2 gives MRTPPAPGSQGSEVAGPTYADGELIPREPGFFPEDEEEAMTLAPPEGPQESDMDSPMESTQSLEGSVESPAEEKDGGLGGLFLPEDKSLVHTPSMTTSDLSTHSTASLISNEEQFEDYGEGDDVDCAPSSPCPDDETKTNVYSDLGSSVSSSAGQTPRKMRHTYNSELLDVYCSQCCKKINLLNDLEARLKNLKANSPNRKISSTAFGRQLMHNSNFSSSNGSTEDLFRDSIDSCDNDITEKVSFLEKKVTELENDSLTNGDLKSKLKQENTQLVHRVHELEEMVKDQETTAEQTLEEEVRRHREAYSKLEREKTTEVELLNARVQQLEEENTELRTTVTRLKSQTEKLDEERQRMSDRLEDTSLRLKDEMDLYKRMMDKLRQNRLEFQKEREATQELIEDLRKELEHLQMYKLDCERPGRGRSASGLGEFNARAREVELEHEVKRLKQENHKLRDQNDDLNGQILSLSLYEAKNLFATQTKAQSLAAEIDTASRDELMEALKEQEEINFRLRQYMDKIILAILDHNPSILEIKH, from the exons GGCAGTGAGGTCGCGGGCCCCACGTATGCTGATGGCGAGCTCATCCCCAGGGAGCCCGGCTTCTTTcccgaggacgaggaggaggctATGACGCTGGCCCCGCCCGAGGGCCCCCAGGAATCAGACATGGACAGCCCCATGGAGAGCACCCAGAGCCTGGAGGGGTCTGTCGAGAGTCCTGCGGAAGAGAAGGACGGGGGGCTCGGGGGCCTGTTTCTGCCAGAGGACAA GTCACTGGTGCACACGCCCTCCATGACGACGTCGGACCTCTCCACACACTCCACTGCCTCGCTCATCAGCAATGAGGAGCAGTTTGAGGACTACGGGGAGGGGGACGACGTGGACTGcgcccccagcagcccctgccctgaTGATGAGACCAAGACCAACGTCTACTCGGACCTGGGGTCCTCGGTGTCTTCCAG TGCGGGCCAGACGCCCAGGAAAATGCGGCACACATACAACAGCGAATTGCTGGATGTTTACTGCTCTCAGTGCTGCAAGAAAATCAACCTGCTGAACGACTTGGAAGCCCGGCTGAAAAACCTGAAGGCCAACAG cccCAACCGGAAGATCTCTAGCACGGCCTTCGGACG gcagCTCATGCACAACAGCAACTTCAGCAGCAGTAACGGCAGCACGGAGGACCTGTTCCGGGACAGCATCGACTCCTGTGACAATGACATCACAGAGAAG GTGAGCTTCTTGGAAAAAAAGGTGACAGAGCTGGAGAATGACAGCCTGACCAACGGGGACCTGAAGAGCAAGCTGAAGCAGGAGAACACGCAGCTGGTGCACAG GGTGCACGAGCTGGAGGAGATGGTGAAGGATCAGGAGACCACAGCCGAGCAGACGCTGGAGGAGGAGGTGCGGCGGCACCGTGAGGCCTACAGCAAGCTGGAGAGGGAGAAGACCACAGAGGTGGAGCTGCTCAACGCCAG GGTGCAGCAGTTGGAGGAAGAAAATACAGAACTTAGAACGACAGTGACTCGGCTCAAGTCTCAAACAGAGAAACTGGATGAG GAGCGGCAGCGCATGTCCGACCGGCTGGAGGACACCAGCCTGCGGCTCAAGGATGAGATGGACCTGTACAAGCGCATGATGGACAAGCTGCGGCAGAACCGCCTCGAGTTCCAGAAGGAGCGGGAGGCGACACAGGAG CTCATCGAGGACTTGCGGAAGGAGCTGGAGCACCTGCAGATGTACAAGCTGGACTGCGAGCGGCCAGGCAGGGGCCGCAGCGCATCTGGCCTGGGCGAGTTCAATGCCAGGGCCCGTGAGGTGGAGCTGGAGCACGAGGTCAAGCGGCTCAAGCAG GAGAATCATAAGCTGCGCGATCAGAACGACGACTTGAACGGACAGatcctgagcctcagcctctaTGAAGCAAAGAACCTCTTTGCCACCCAGACCAAAGCCCAGTCCCTGGCTGCGGAAATAGACACAGCCTCACGCGACGAG CTGATGGAAGCCCTGAAGGAGCAGGAGGAGATCAACTTTCGGCTGAGGCAGTACATGGACAAGATTATCCTCGCCATCCTGGACCACAACCCCTCCATCCTCGAGATCAAACACTGA